A window of Kineococcus sp. NBC_00420 genomic DNA:
CGCCGTCGCCACCTCCACCGCCATGAGGAACACCACGCCGAGGGCGATCACCCAGATCCGCGGGTCCCGGACCAGGCCGGCCATGATCGCGACGGTCAGGGTCGTCCCCAGGACGATGAAGAGGGCGGAGGAACGGGCCACCGACAGGTCGAGGACCCACCAGGGCAGCAACTGCTCGCGACCTCCGGCGCGCCAGGCGATCACGAGGTGGAGCAGCGCCGAGACGGCCAGGCTCGCACTGATCCCGTTCAGCCAGTCCCCCGGGTCGGCGAGCCTCGTGCTGGTCCGGTTCCAGACGATGAGCCCCTGGTACACCAGCACGCACGCGAGCAGGCACGACGCGCTCAGCACGACGTCCCCGGGCAGCTCGAGGCCCGCCCGGCCGCTCGCCCCGGCCAGGGCGCTCAGTCCGAACTGCGCGAGCGCTCCCGCGCACACCACCGCGGTGGCCCGCGCGAGCCACCGCCACACCGCGCGCTCGTCGTCGGTCGTCCCCGCCTTGTGACGCAGCACCACGACGGCGAGGCCCACCCCGACCAGGCGCAGACCGGCGGAGACGATCTCCCCGGCGACAGCCGTCGCGGGGAGCAGGACGAGGACAGCGCTCACGAGCAGCACGGAACGGAGCAACGCCGGGCGGCGCGCACCGGTGGGTCGCGGCGACGCGGACGGGCTGCTGGGGTGGCGCACGGGAACCTCACCGACTCGATCGTGATGATCCCCGGCCTGTTGGAGGAACCCTGGTGTCATCGGCGAACCATCTCCGCAGGTGGAGCGCCCGAACCGGTGACGTGGTGCGGAATCCACCCCGCTTGCCCTGCTCGCCCGCAGGTGGTGTTGTGACCTCTACAGCGATGTGTTGCCCCGAACCCTGGTGGCGCGTCGGTCACGACGCGGACGACAGGAACGGCCATGGCACTCGAGCAGTCCCCGACGGCGGGCGCGACGCGCACCGCGCGAGCGGCCCACCGCAGCACCAGCACGTACACGGCGCTCGCGCAGCGCGTGCGCGAGGCGGGGCTCATGCGACGCCGCCTGGGCTACTACTGGCGCCGCATCACCACCCTCGTCGTCGTGCTGGCCGTCCTGGCGACGTCCCTGCAGTTCATCGGCGACACCTGGTGGGTGCTGCTGCTCGCCCCGGTCGTGTCGCTGACGTTGAGCCAGGTCGCCTTCCTGGGCCACGACGCCGCGCACCAGCAGATCTTCAGCACCCCGAAGTGGAACGCCCTCGCCTCCCGGTGCCTGGCCAGCCTGCTCGGCGGGCTCAGCCACGGCTGGTGGCTGGGCAAGCACAACCTCCACCACGCCGCGCCGAACCAGGTCGGGCGCGACACCGACATCAACTCCAAGGTCCTCGCCTTCCACCCGGAGGCGCTGGAGGGGATGGGCCGCACCCACCGCTGGCTGCTGACGCACCAGGGTTTCTGGTTCTTCCCGCTGCTGATGCTCGAGGGCTTCAACCTGCACGTCGACAGCGCCTCGGCCCTGTTGCGACGGGGTGCGATGAAGCGCACCCACGTCGACGTCCTCATGGTCCTGGGCCGGTGGGCGGTCTACGCCACGATCCTGCTGCTCGCGGTCTCCCCGGGGAAGGCCGCCGCCTTCGTCGCGATCGAGGTGTCCGTCTTCGGGGTCCTGCTGGGCGGGGCCTTCGCCCCCAACCACACGGGGATGCCGTTGCTGGCGCGGGGCGCGAAGCTCGACTTCCTCAACCGCCAGGTCCTGTCCTCGCGCAACGTGGGGGGCGGCCGCCTCGTCGACTTCTTCATGGGCGGGCTGAACCGCCAGGTCGAGCACCACCTCTTCCCGAGCATGCCGCGGCCGAACCTGCGCCTCGTGCAGCCCCTGGTGCGCGCGCACTGCGCCGAGGTCGGCATCCCCTACACCCAGACCAGCGTCACCGGCGCCTTCGCGGCCGTCGTCACGCACCTCAACACCGTGGGCCTCGCCGGGCGTCGGCAGAACTCCTGCCCGCTGGCGGCACAGCTGCGCAGCTGAGGCCGCCGGGCGACCCGGCGGGTGCGTGCGGTGGCGCCTCCGTGCGAGCGGCCCCACAGTGGGCACGGACCCGGTCGGGTCCGAGGTGA
This region includes:
- a CDS encoding fatty acid desaturase family protein, which gives rise to MALEQSPTAGATRTARAAHRSTSTYTALAQRVREAGLMRRRLGYYWRRITTLVVVLAVLATSLQFIGDTWWVLLLAPVVSLTLSQVAFLGHDAAHQQIFSTPKWNALASRCLASLLGGLSHGWWLGKHNLHHAAPNQVGRDTDINSKVLAFHPEALEGMGRTHRWLLTHQGFWFFPLLMLEGFNLHVDSASALLRRGAMKRTHVDVLMVLGRWAVYATILLLAVSPGKAAAFVAIEVSVFGVLLGGAFAPNHTGMPLLARGAKLDFLNRQVLSSRNVGGGRLVDFFMGGLNRQVEHHLFPSMPRPNLRLVQPLVRAHCAEVGIPYTQTSVTGAFAAVVTHLNTVGLAGRRQNSCPLAAQLRS